The nucleotide sequence TGGATATGTTCATCGGGAAAAACTTTTTAGTAACGTATCACCACGCTCCTCTTAAGTGTGTAAATGCCACGATGGAGCGGGTGCTTAAAAATGCACCTGCAGTGGCCCGTGCCCCTGATCGACTGACCTATACCATTCTCGATTTCCTGCTCGAGGGCTATGCACCCGCCTTGGAGGAGATTTCTGTTGAAATCTCCAATTTGGAGAAATCCATCATGGTCAATCAGTCCAAGGATACTCTTGCTGATGTCATGAAGCTCAAAGGGGAGGTTCAGCGATTGCGCCAGGTCGCCTGGCCGCAACGGGAAACAATCGCCCGATTGGCTCACGGAGAGTTTAAGATCGTTCGGAGTCATATGGTGCCTTATTACCGTGACTTGCTGGATCAGCTGGTGCGCATCAGTTCCTTGGCCGAAAACGCCCGGGACTCGTTGACGGGCGTCTTGCAGGTTCACCTCAATTTGCAGCAGATGCAGGTGAATCACGTGATCAAGGTGCTGACCGTGATGGCCACCCTATGTATGCCTGCCCTGGTTCTGACGAGTTATTACGGAATGAATATCAATCATTGGCCCAGCCTTGACGACCCTCATGGGTGGGTATGGGTCTGGTTGATCACGGCGTTGACGACCGGGGTGCTCTATTTCTACCTTAAGCGCCGGGGTTGGTGGTGAGGGGAGTTGCGGGGCGATGAAAACCGAATTGTTAGCCCCTGCGGGTGATCTGGATGCCGCTTATGCCGCCTTCCATTATGGGGCGGATGCAGTGTATCTTGGGCTTCAGCGTTTTTCTGCCCGTGCCGAGGCGGCCAATTTTTCGCCTGAAGACCTCAGTGAAATTGTGGGATTTGCTCATTCAACCTCCCCGCGGCGTTCTGTTTTTGTGGCCTTCAATACCTTGATTCAGGATCAGGAACAGGATGAAGCCATTGAAACCCTGGAGTTCCTTGATGCCACCGGCGTGGATGCGGTGATTGTTCAGGATCTCGGGATTGCCCGATTGGCTCGAACATATTTCCCCCAGTTGGAATTGCATGCCAGTACACAACTGGTCATCCATAATGTTGCCGGCGCAATTGCCGCCCGTGAACTGGGCTTCAAACGGGTTACACTGGCACGGGAGTTGACGCTGAAAGAGATGGCGGACATTGTGCGTGAAGGCGGGGTGGATGTTGAGGTTTTTATCCATGGGGCGCTCTGTTACTCCTATAGTGGCCTTTGTCTTTATTCGTCCATGTTGCGTGGACGAAGCGGGAATCGGGGGCGTTGCGCTTATCCCTGTCGGGATACCTTCGGTCAGGCGAAGGTCTATCCCTTTTCTATGAAAGATCTGGCGTTGACCGGGGATGTGCTGAAGTTGCGTGAGGCCGGTGTGTTCAGTTTTAAAATTGAGGGGCGGAAGAAAAGCGCCCTCTATGTTGCGGCGGTGACTCAATATTACCGGAAGCTTTTAGCGGGCAGTCTTACTGTGATCGAGAAACGGACCGCTGAGGAGGAGATTAAAACCATCTTCAGCCGTCCCTGGACAGAGCTTTATTTGAATTCCTCCCGTAATCGGGAGGTGACTGATGTTGAGGTGGTTGGCCACCGGGGGGCGCCGATTGGCATCGTGGAGAAAGTGATCCAACGGGGTGGAGGCAAGTGGGTTCAATTCAAAACACAGCGGCGCCTTGAGCGGCATGATGGAATCCAAACTGATGTGCCGGGACGGGGACGCCCTTTTGGTTTTCCGGTTGATCATTTGCGAAAGCTTAGCGAGCGGTGGAAACCGTTAGAGGAAGTTTTTGAAGTTCACGCAAACTGCTTTGTAGAGGTGGGCCTGCCGCAGGAGCATCCTGAAATCAAAACTGGAGCACCGCTCTATTGCTCCTCATCCCAGACGGTTAAACAACAGTACCGCTTTCCCCGTCCGAAACCAGGCCTTCATCGTGTTAGAATCGCAATGCATGTTGTGATCAATGCCTCAGCTGATGAACTCGAGGTTATTGCTACGCTTGCCGCTTGTGCCGGGTTGTCAGCCAAAGCCTCCATGCCGGGGCCTTTTGTAACCAGTCGTGATGCGGATATGGTGACAAAAGCCGTCCAGGCAGCATTTAGCAAATTGGGCAATACGCAGTTTGAATTGGGAGATTTGGCCGTCAACAACCCCGATAGTCTCTTTATTCCTGTCTCCGTTCTAAACCGGCTTCGGCGTGAGGTGGCTTCCCAATTATCTGAATCTGTGGCATCTCGCCGAGGGCAGGCTGTTCAGACCGTGCAAGTCGCTGAAAAGCCTGTGAACGTCCAGGCCCCTACGAAGGGGGCGGCTCTGCGCTGGTCGCTCAAGTCGGATCGCATCGCGCATCTTTCTGAGTTGGAGGAAGCGGACTGGCAGGGATTGGATGAGGTGGTGATCGAGATTCAGCGTGATCCTCTACCGGAGCTACGGGCCGGTTTGGTGCAGTGGCGTGAGCGGGTGGGTGCCAATCGAATCCGGCTGGCATTGCCGGTCTTGATGCGTGAGTGGGAACGGTCTGATCTTGAGGCGAAAATCAAGGTGTTGAAGGCCGAAGGGTGGGCTCGATGGGAGGCTGCCGCGCTGTTTGCCTGGCCTCTGCTGGGCAAGTCCTGTTCAGGCGCGCCCGATTCTGCCGACGGCGAGCTACTCACAACCGACTGGTCGGTTTATGTTTCCAACCGGTCGGCCGCGCGACAGGTGCTGGCCATGGGCGCCAGTCGCTTCACGCTCTCTCCTGAAGACGGTAATGAAAATATGCATTTGTTGCTGAAACAGTATGGGGAGTATGCGACGGTGATTGTATATCAAGATACGCCGTTGTTTATTTCAGAGAACTGCGCCTTGGCCGCACAGGCGGCGCGTTGTCCGGCGAGCCCTGATTGTCGCTCGTCAGAGCGCGAATGGGAGTCCGGAAGCGGGGAGGCTGTCCGGATGATTCAGCATGGCTGTCGAACGCTGGCGATTAATGAGGTTCCCTTTTCTTTGGCTGGGCGGCTGAGGGAACTCCAGAAGGCGGGCGCCCGGTACGTTCGGGCCGACTTTATCAACCGTCGCTATGAGCCGGCCAAAGTGTGTGAGGTATGGCGCACCTTGAGACAGGATCATCGCGTGGCGGGCTATGAGGGAAACTATTCACGGGGGGTAAAATGAAACGACACCAGCCTAAGGGACTAACCATTCTTTATGAAGATAGGGACATCGTGGTGGTCGATAAAGTAGCAGGGTTGCTGACGATTGCTACGGATGACGAGCGAACGCGAACAGCGTATCACTTGATGACCGATTATGTTCGCAAGGGATGTGGGAAATCACGGGAACGGGTTTTTATTGTCCATCGACTCGATCGGGAAACCTCCGGGATCCTGGTCTTTGCCAGAACCGAAGAAGCCAAACGGACGCTTCAGGCAAATTGGGACAAGACTGAAAAACACTACCTTGCAGTGGTTCACGGGATTTTGGCCAAAAAAGAGGGGACGATAACATCATATCTTACTGAAAATGCCGCATTCCGGGTCTATTCCACACAAAATCAGGCGCAAGGCTTGTTGTCGCACACCGCCTATCAGGTCCTGCAGGAGGCGCGGACATTCAGTTTGTTGGATGTGACTCTGCTGACAGGACGTAAGAATCAGATCCGGGTGCATTTTGCAGAGCAGGGGTATCCGATCGTGGGGGACAGAAAGTACGGTAATAAAAACGATCCCCATCGGGTGTTGGCGTTGCATGCCCGGTCTCTGTCTATTCACCATCCTTTTAATGGCAAGCGTATGTCGTTTGAAGCCGAGGTGCCGGCCCATTTTGATCGCCTGGTTCCGCCTGCCGTGAAATAATGGATGAAAGTGTTGTTGAGTTGCTAAGTTGTCAGGGTGCTAAGGGAGCTGAATACTATGAAACATGTCGGTAAATTGTTTTTGATGGTGATCATGATGTTGAGTTGGGCGCTTCAGGGGTCGGTGGCGGGGACGGTAACTAATGTTACGCCGCAAGCGGTGGCATTGCTTAAGAAGGCCTATGTGGCGGTTGTGGAGGCGGAACTGGCGAGATCTGAAAATCAGAACACCGAGGCCGCGAAGTCCTATCGGGCTGCCCTTGAGTGCTACGAGAAACTTAAGACTGATTACCCCGGTTGGCAGGCGTTCATGATCAGTGGGCGTATGACGGAATGTGAGAATGCCTTGGCTGCGCTGGAAATGCCGCGGGAGCCGGAAGCAGTCCTGGGTAAGAATCTGGAGGCGGAAGCAGAATCGTCAAATGACGTTGTGAGGCTCCAGGTCTTGTTGAAAGAGTTACAAAGTGTGAAGGAGGCCCTTGCCTCCGCGAAGACAACAGGCGATGAATCAAATTCAAAGCAAATGGCCGCAGAGGTGGATAGACTTAAAGACGAATTGAATGACGCGGCGAAAGACAAGCAAATCCTGCAACGCAAGATATTGAAGTTGGACGCCAAACTCAATAAGACCAGTGCAGGGAGCGGAACAAATTCCCCTTGCAAGGCGGTGGTGTCTGCGGTGAAGTCCGAAGCGAACCGTTTGATGAAGGCGAATGGAATGGTCCCTGCGATTGCCTTGTTGATCGAGGCTACCGAATTGATGCCGGAGGAAACCGATCTGGTTGTGCTGCTCGCGGTGGCAAATTGCAGGGATGGCCGGTTTGGTGATGCGGTCAAGTTAATGGCGCCATTTGATGTGTGGCGGGCCAAAAATGCGGATGCGCTGCTGACCCTTGGTACAGCCTATATGGGGCTTGGCGAGGTTGGCAAAGCTCGTGACGCCATTGAGAAGACGCTGTCCATAAAGCCTGAATCCGCCGAAGCCCATTATAATATGGCGCAGATTTTGATCACCATATTCCCGCCCGATGTGCCCGGTGCCCAGGAACATTATCAGCAGGCACTGGAGTTGGGTTCACCTGTGGATCCGGAGTTTGAGAATGCCTTAAGGACGGCCATGATTATCACGCGTATGAAGAAAAAGTCGGGAAGTGACAGGCGGACCACTACCCGTTCAATCAATACCGAGGTCAGGAATCCTGGGGCGAAGACCGATACTCCTTAAGTTTGCGCTGAAGGGTGCGGCGGCTGATGCCTAGCTGTTCAGCCGCGAGGGTGCGATTCCCGTCGTTTTTCTTGAGTGCCGCATAGATCATCATGCGCTCTCCTTCAGCCATGGAGGCAGGTTCGGAGCGCTGTGAATCGTTTGTGGTTCCAAGCGCCAGTCGGGTGGTTTCGCCATGGACTGCGTTTTTGATGGACAGGGGGAGATCCCGTACGCTCAGCCGGTTTGATCGGGCAAGCACCACCATGCGCTCAATGACATTGCGGAACTCACGAACATTTCCTGGCCAGGAATAAGCTGTGAGCATTTCCACCGCCTCCGGAGTGATGTCCTCAATTTGTTTATTATTCCGGGTGTTAAATTCCTTGAGAAAGTGGGTAAAGAGCAGGGGAATATCTTCCGCACGATCACGGAGTGGCGGCAAGATAATGGAGACGACATCCAGTCGGAAGAATAGATCATTTCTGAATGTTTTGGCCTTTACCATAGCTCCGAGATCTGCGTTTGTGGCAGCGATCAGGCGTATGTCGACATCGAGAGTCTGGTGTCCCCCAACACGCTCAAACTGACGTTCTTCAAGGACGCGAAGCAATTTGACCTGGATGGAAGGATCAATTTCAGAAATTTCGTCGAGAAACAAGGTACCCCCATCGGCCATCTCAAACCGGCCACTACGTCGGTCCGTGGCACCGGTGAACGCCCCCTTTTCATGCCCGAACAATTCACTCTCCAACAGGGTGGGGTTGAGCGCAGCACAATGGACGGGGATGAAGGGGCCTTTGGATCTGGTACTTAGTTGATGAATGGCGTGCGCCACCAATTCTTTGCCGGTTCCGCTTTCGCCCTGAATGAGGATGGTGGCCTGCGAAGGGGCTGCCTGTTTGATGGTGTCAAAGACCTCCTGAATCTTCGCGGATTGGCCCACAATGTTGCTAAGTCCGAAATGGCTATCGAGTTGGGCTCTAAGATTCAGGTTTTCGGTCTCCACTTCACTGGAGTGGAGGGCACGTTTAATGAGAAGATCAAGATGGTCCAGATTGACTGGTTTGGTTAGGAAGTCGTAAGCCCCCCGCTTGATTGCTTCAACAGCGGTCTCCACGTTGCCGTAGGCGGTGAGCATGATGACGATGGGCGGATTGCTTCGGGCCGAGATGCGCTGAAGGAGTGTCATGCCGTCCATGCCCGACATACGAATGTCGCTTAAGACAATGTCAACGGTGCGCTCATCCAGAATGGATAGCGCTTTTTCGGCGCTGTCAGCCATGATGACCTCGTATTGTCCCAGAAGTGCCCGCTTGAGGCCTTCGCGAGTGTTTTTATCATCATCAACAATCAATACGGTGCGACGCACAATCATGGGCTCTCCTCGGGCGGCGATTTTGAACGGTTATTGTAAGGCTTTAGGAGATGGACGCGACGTTCATCCAGCGGCAGGAACATGGTGAAGGTGGTTCCGACCCCTGGTTCGCTGTTGACATCCATACGGCCACCATGATCTTGAATGATTCGCTGAACGATCATTAGCCCAATACCGGATCCATCCGATTTGGTGGTGTAGTAGGGTTCGAAAATGTGGCTGATGTCTTCCGGGGAAATTCCCGAACCATTGTCCCGGAAGGCAACTGCCAGAAAACGATCGGAAGCCGCGGCTGTAATTCGGAGCAGTCCGCCATCCGGCATAGCCTGCAGGGCGTTTTTAATGATATTGAAGAATGCTTGCTTGATCTGATCCTTGTCTAATCGAATGGCTGGCAGATCGGAGGGGAATTCCAGTTCGACATGAGCCCCGCGGTTTTCGATTTCCTGCTTCAGAAGGGTCAGGGTATCTTTAACGATGATCGCCACCTGGTTTTTCACAAGGTTTGGCTTTGAAGGCCGGATCGCTTTCAGAAACTGGGTGATGATCAGATCTAAACGGGTGACTTCGGTGCGGGCCACCTCAACTAATTCAAGGAGATCCGGACGGTTGTTATGATTACTTTTTTTGAGTTCACGGTCGAGCAGTTGGAGGTGGATATTCAGGGCATTCAGGGGATTGCCAATCTCATGGGCGACCCCGGCGGCGAGCAGGCGTACCGCATTCAGACGTTCTGATTCCACTAACGAGGCTTCCTGCGCGCGGTCACGTGTCACATCCCGTAGGATGATGACGGCGCCCTTTTCGGTATTCTCCACAGCGGAGAGGGGCACGACGTAGAAATTGAGAACGCGAGTTTCAGGGTAGCGGACTTCGATTTGGTGGCTGCTCAATTTGGTCCATTCCCCTGTATCCAGATTTAATATCCGATTCCAGTCGATTTCTCTGAGGAACTTGCTCATGGGCTTACCAATGGCTGTCACATGATTAAACCCGATTAATTCGCCTGCCGCCCGGTTGGTGTAAGTGATGGTTCCTTTTCCATCAAGAACCACAACCCCTTCCTGAATGGACTGAAAAATCGTTTCCAATAGCCCTTTTTCCTTGGCTAAACGCAGGAAATGCGTCTGAACGCTTTCAGGGTCGAGGCGATCGAGTCGTGAAATAAGTTTTTCTAAGAATCCAGCTTTCATGGTCTAATCTGTCGCAGTGTCAATCTGACGCATAAGCTATCAAATCCTCATCATAATCGTAATCTTAATCTTAATCTTAATCTTAATCTTAATCTCTGCGTGGATTTTCGCAATTTATCCTGATCGCCGAGGGGCGGAGAATATGATTACGATTACAATTATGATTTGGGGCCGGGGATGGGGACCGAGTTCTTGTAACAGTGCAGTCTTGTGTATTGTGAAAACTTTGATACATATACAAGCCGCAATCCGCCCGGGTGGCGAAATGGCAGACGCAAGGGACTTAAAATCCCTTATCCGCAAGGGTGTGTGGGTTCGAGTCCCACCCCGGGCAATCATTATTTCTCGACCTGTCTGTGAAGCCTCGTTTGAGGTTCAAGACAGGTCATCTGCGGGAGGTAAGTGACAGATTCCTCTTTATTTGGCTGCCGGGGCCGCTGGTTTATCGGCTTTCACCTTCACGTCGGTAGCCGTCATCGTGTACTCAATTGTCACTTTAGCACCAACCTTAAGGTCACCACCAACTTTCGTGTCTGCAGTACGGGCTATTTCCCATTGCTCCTTGCCTTTTTCCACCACAATTTTGGTGTCGGTCAACTGCATCACCGGGCCTGTCACTTGATACGTTTTTCCTGCGCCAGCCATTACCGAAGTCGCCGCTAACGCCATTCCCATAACCATCGTACCCATCATAAGATTCTTGAACATGGTTAATCTCCTTTTTAAGTTAGCGTAATTATGAACACGTTGGATCGAAGTTCAAGAGCAAATTCCCTGAATAATAGCATCGGTTTGAGTATCTTGAGCACCAGCCTGTTTGTTATAGACGTCTTTCAAACCTGTTATGAAGTTTCGCAGGAACTGGTCACCGCATGGTTTAAAGTTTTTGCTGTCTTTCTGTCTGAACAACGCTCCGAGTTCGGAGCGAGTGATGTCGGCACCCGCCTTTTTCATAATGGCAATCACATCGTCTTCCTTTAACTCAAGGGCGATACGCAGTTTTTTTAGGATATCGTTGTTGCTCAGGATGAATTCCGGATCGAACCGGGGAGGAGGAGTGGGGGGATGATCTCGCCGCCCTCTGCGTTTGATAATGAAACCGTCGAGGAAAGCCGAGAGGATCGCGTCAGAACAATCGATAAACCCTTCCTCTCCATTTTTTTTGAGCATGTTTTGAATCACGTCTCTTTCGAGGGGGAATTGGCTGAGCCGGAAGATTTCAACAAGCTTATTATCGTTCAGATTCAGGTTGTAACGGAGTCGTTTAAGAGTGTCATTGTTCGAGAGCGGCATTCTGGCCCTCCTTTTTTTGATTTGAGACAATAGTGTATTGCCGTTCCATAGCTGGCAAGGTAGTCTCTTTCGCATGCAGAGATCAACACAAAGAGGTTGCTGAGCGTGGATATTCTGGCACATGCGTTATATGGAGCGACGTTTTTCAGTTGCACCGGGTTGGCTGGTAGTCGCCAGAATATGAGTGTGCCACGCGGCACCTATGTGCAAGATTGGACGGTCTGGGTGGCGGTCCTATTTGGCACGCTGCCGGACTTAACCTCAATCGGCGCGACTTTTATCCAAATGCTGATCAGAGGAGAACCGATATCTTTTCATAGCCTGCCTCCTTACGTTTTCATTTTATATCACAGCACTCATAGTCTGTTGACCGCCAGTCTCGTACTGTGCGTGATTTATTGGCTCGCCCGCCCGCTTTTTGTCCCAGCCCTTTCGTGGCCACTCCACATCCTGATGGACAGCTTCTCTCACGATTCGGGGCGGTGGCATACGCTCATGTTCTACCCTGTTTCAGATTGGTATTACTATGGGATAAACTGGTGGCAATATCCGGGATTTATGATGCTCTACTGGGGTATTCTTCCCGTATTGTGGATCGGCATCCACTTCTTGCGGCAAAGAACGGCCATTAGTCCGTGAATTCCGGTGTGGTATCCGGACGATACTTTTGGAGGACATTGGGCTTGGCATTTTCGTTCCGGCCTGGATCAGCCTCGTGATCATCGGCCTACTGGCTTGGGCTTGTGTCGCGTCCCATCGATTAATCAAGAAACGTTGGTTGATGGTGGCGTTTACTCACTCAGTCCCGGTGCAACTCGGCTCGGCGTGTTACGCGCATGACTTCCTCGATGCTGGTGTCGCCCCGGAGCATGCATTTCCAAGCATCCTTGCGCAGCGTGATAAATCCGTCGGCCTCGGCCTGGTGCCGGATTTCATTAGAAGGCCGTTGTTTGACGATCATGGACCGTAAGGCATCATTAAGCACCATGACCTCAAAAATGGCCAATCGTCCGCGATAGCCAGTAAAACTGCACTCTGGGCAACCTCGCCCTTTACAGAACACGGCGCCTTCCAGGGCACCGGGCATGGTCTGGCGGATTTCCTCAAGCACGCTTTCGTCCGGTATGATCGTTTCCTTGCAGGAAGCACAGATACGGCGCACAAGGCGTTGGGCAATGACCCCCTCCAGGCAGGATGACACCAGGTAAGGTTCTACGCCCATATCTGACAGACGTGTAATCGCGCTGGGGGCATCGTTTGTGTGAAGGGTACTGAAGACCAAGTGGCCGGTGAGGGAGGCCCTCACCGCAATATCAGCTGTTTCCGCGTCACGGATTTCGCCGATCAGAACTATATCCGGGTCATGCCTCAGGATGGATCGCAGAATGCTGGCGAAGGTGAGGCCGATTTTAGCGTGGACCTGAATCTGGTTGATCCCTTCCATCTGATATTCAATCGGATCTTCAACGGTGATGATTTTTACTGCCGGGGTGTTCATCCGTGAAAGGGTGGCGTAGAGCGTGGTGGTTTTACCACTACCGGTCGGTCCGGTAATCAGAATGACCCCGTGAGGCAAGGACGAAAGGGCTTCAATCGCCGGACGTTGAGCTTCGCCGAGGCCGAGGTGCTGGAGGTCAATGAACATCGATTTGCGATTCAGAATTCGCATGTTGACGGTCTCCCCGAAACGGGTAGGGAGGATGGAGACGCGCAGATCGAATTCCTCGTCGCCGGAACGAACCTTGATGCGGCCGTCATGTGGCTTGCGGTGTTCGGCGATATCGAGTTCTGCCATGATCTTGACACAGGATGCTACGGCTTTTCTGAATTTCTGGATTCCTTTCGGGAGGGGAATATCTTGCAGGATCCCGTCGATACGGTAACGCAAGCGGAGATGGGTTTCAAAGGGCTCAAGATGAATATCCGTGGCATTGCGCCGGATGGCCTCAGAGATGATCTGGTTTACGAACCGGATCATGCCAGCGTCTGCCGCATCCGTGCCTTTGGTGACATTTGTTTCGCGAACATTTTCTTCTGTCCCTAGAGCGGTATCAGAGATGCTGTCCACGGTCTCTGCACCCAGTCCATAGAAGTGCTGCAGGGTGCGGGACACCTCCATTTCGGCGCAAAGCACCCAGTCCACCGCAAGGTTGAGCATCATACGCAGGTTGTCGCTGATGGCGAGGGATGGAACATGACTGATACCGAGGGTGATGACACTGCCTTTGACTTCGAGCGGGATGACGTGGTAGTTGAGAGCCACCTTTGGGGGGAGCCGGCTGACTTCCTCGTGGGTGATCCGGAAATCTGCGACGGGCCTGTGGGGGATGTGGGTCAGGGAGGAAAGGGTATCCAGGACTACCGACTCCGGTACGAAGCGATCTTTGATGAGAAGGGAATCGAGTCGATCACCAGTCAGGGCGCACCGTACGTTTATCTCATCGATCTGTTCTCGAGTGATCCGTCCATGTTCAACCAGGGTTTGGCCCAGCTCAAGCATCAAGTGGTCAGTGAATAAACGCTTTTCGGCAGGGGCGGACGGGTAATCAGTCAGCATGGCGAATCTCCAGGAAGGATTGAGGAATTCCGCGTTTCAACGTGACGGATGCCTGATCGGGACGGTCAACGCCCAAGGATTCTTCTTTGATGGAGGTAAGGATCATTCCAAAAAGATTGGTGCCCGCAGGGTAGAATGATGTCTTCTTGCTTTTGGAATCGAATATCAGCGCCATAGGGACGCCATCTCTACGCATATATAGGCCGCGGTAGGTCAGGGTGATGTTTTCCTTGGGGTGTGCCGGTGTGGGTTGAATAGAGGGTTTTGACGGAGAATTGGAGAGCTCTAGGTTATCCTTTTTTGGCGGTGATGGTTGGGTTTGACTAAACCCCTCAGCTGGAGTGAAGAGATTGGCGGCACGGTTGGTTCCCTCAATCTGTTGGGCGTGAAGGTAGGCTAGAATGCCCAACCCGGGCGTCGTCAGTTCATTGGTGGTTCCGGTAACAGGGGAGGGAGCCATCCCGATGGGTGTCATGAGTTTCCAGCCCCACCATGCGGTCACAGCCATCAGGGCCGCCAGCAGACAGAAAAAGACTGCCCGTGCGTTTGCCTGTTTCAACCATTTCCAGAAATTATCCATTGCATTAATGTCCCATGGGCCGACGAGGGCGGTCGTTCTTGGCCTTAATTGGTTTACTCGCGAGGTCTCCGGGGGCCTTGAGGAAAACCAGTGCGCTCATCACGGCCTTGATGTTAAGCAAGTCGGATCGAGATCTTCCTGTAGGTTCCACGCGGAGACCGCGCAGGACAAACACATGCCCGGGTTCAGTCACCACATCCAGTAATTCGTATAGGTTGTCCTGGGTGCCATACAGATCCAACTCGAGCGGGTATTCCCGGAAATATTCAGTCTGGTTGGCACCACCCCGGCGGGCAATGGGCGGGAGCGGACGCAGGGCACGAACCGTCTTGATCTTGAGATCCAGTGTGAGATCCACCAGTTTCTCCACGACTCTCAGTTGCAGCATCCGCTGGAAGGCGTCCTCGTCGCTGACGATGGTTTCATCCAATCCCAAATCTTTGGGGAGGCTGATGCCCAGAGTCTGGGATTTTTGAAGCAGACGGTGGCGCACGGTGAAAAGCTTCACTTTGAAGTCGATATGAGCTACTGCCACGCCCGACGTGGAGGAGTCATCGTTCAGCTCCAGTGCACCCAACTGGGCCACCGTATCCTGCCATTCCTTTTCGAGATTTATACAGCGACTCATCTCCATGGCAAATTTGCGTTGAAGGGCGTCCTCACCCAGCAGGTAGTTTTTCTGAGCCAGTTCCGTAGCCATGGTGTCGATATCCGCCTCCATCCGTGACCGTTCCCGGTTCATGGGTAACAGCAGGAAGTACCAGAGGATGAACAGGATGGCGCACACGGCCAGAATGATCATCACCACTTGTTTCCGCTCGGAGACTTTACTTTGGATGCCGAGGTTCACGGGGTTCTCACTTTCAGATCAATGACGAACCGCTTGATACGCCGGTCGGAC is from bacterium and encodes:
- a CDS encoding GspE/PulE family protein; the protein is MLTDYPSAPAEKRLFTDHLMLELGQTLVEHGRITREQIDEINVRCALTGDRLDSLLIKDRFVPESVVLDTLSSLTHIPHRPVADFRITHEEVSRLPPKVALNYHVIPLEVKGSVITLGISHVPSLAISDNLRMMLNLAVDWVLCAEMEVSRTLQHFYGLGAETVDSISDTALGTEENVRETNVTKGTDAADAGMIRFVNQIISEAIRRNATDIHLEPFETHLRLRYRIDGILQDIPLPKGIQKFRKAVASCVKIMAELDIAEHRKPHDGRIKVRSGDEEFDLRVSILPTRFGETVNMRILNRKSMFIDLQHLGLGEAQRPAIEALSSLPHGVILITGPTGSGKTTTLYATLSRMNTPAVKIITVEDPIEYQMEGINQIQVHAKIGLTFASILRSILRHDPDIVLIGEIRDAETADIAVRASLTGHLVFSTLHTNDAPSAITRLSDMGVEPYLVSSCLEGVIAQRLVRRICASCKETIIPDESVLEEIRQTMPGALEGAVFCKGRGCPECSFTGYRGRLAIFEVMVLNDALRSMIVKQRPSNEIRHQAEADGFITLRKDAWKCMLRGDTSIEEVMRVTRRAELHRD